The Limibacillus sp. sequence GGCTCATCGCCTCTCATCCGCCCTTCGGCTTTGTCGCCAGGGGTATTCAAGAAAAAGGGCCCCGGCTGGGGCCCTTTTAAGGTCGGCTGGCTTAGCCGACGATCTCGGTCTGAGCGAAGAAGTAGGCGATCTCGATCGCCGCGTTCTCCTGCGAATCGGAGCCGTGCACCGAGTTCGCCTCGATCGATTCGGCGAAGTCCTTGCGGATCGTGCCGGCATCGGCGTTCTCGGGGTTGGTGGCGCCCATCACTTCGCGATTCTTGGCAACGGCGTTCTCGCCTTCCAGCACCTGCACGACCACCGGGCCGGAGATCATGAACTGGCAGAGGTCGCCGAAGAAGGGGCGCTCCTTGTGGACGGCATAGAAACCCTCGGCCTGGGCCAGGGTCAGCTGAATGCGCTTCTGCGCGACGATACGCAGGCCGGCGTCCTCGAAACGGGCGTTGATCTTGCCCGTGAGGTTGCGGCGCGTGGCGTCCGGCTTGATGATCGAAAGGGTGCGCTCGATAGCCATGGCGGCGGCTCTCCGTTTTCCTATCTGTTGAAAAGGCCCGCCCATGACGGCGAGCCCAAAACCCGAATTGCGCGGCTGCTATACCTGTTCTGCTGCGTTGCGGCAAGTCCGAAAAGCCCGAAAAAGGCCCTCTTCCTGCGGCCCCCGGCCCGTGCTATCTCCTGGCCCCGTCATGATGCACATCAACGGCCTCACGCTGCGCGTAGGAGCGCGCGTCCTGCTTCAGGACGCCACCGCCGCCATCAACAAGGGTGAGCGGGTCGGAGTCGTGGGCCGCAACGGCAGCGGCAAGTCGACCCTGCTGAAAGCGATCTCAGGCGAGTTCCCCATTGACGGCGGGAGCATCTCCCTGCCCCGCGGGGAGAGCATCGGCCTGCTCCGCCAGCACATGCCCGAGGGCGAGGAGACCCTGCTCGACGTGGTCCTCGCCGCGGACCGGGAGCGGGCGGGCCTGCTGGCCGAGGCGGAGACCTGCAAGGAACCGCACCGCATCGCCGAGATCCACACAAGGCTGGCCGACATTGAAGCCCACAGCGCCCCGGCCCGCGCGGCGCGCATCCTCTCGGGCCTCGGCTTCGACGAGGCAGCGCAGGCGCGCCCGCTGTCCACCTTCTCCGGCGGCTGGCGCATGCGCGTGGCGCTGGCCGGCCTGCTGTTCTCGCGCCCCTCCCTTCTGCTGCTCGATGAGCCCAGCAACCATCTGGACCTGGAGGCGACCCTCTGGCTCGAGGGTTTCCTGAAGAGCTATCCGGGCACGCTGCTGTTGGTCTCCCACGACCGGCGGCTCCTGAACAACGTCGCCCAGAAGATCCTGCACTTCGAGGGCTCGCGCCTGGTGCTCTACAGCGGCAACTACGACCGCTTTCAGCGGACCCGCCGCGAGCGGATCGAACGTCAGGCGGCGCTCCAGACCAAGCAGCTCGCCCAGCGCCGCCATATCCAGGCCTTCATCGACCGCTTCCGCGCGCAGGCGAACAAGGCCCGTCAGGCGCAGTCGCGCATCAAGATGCTGGAGCGCATGGAGCCCATCGCCTCAGTGGTGGAGGAATCCACCATCGGTTTCGACTTCCCGAAGCCCGAGCCCCTGTCGCCGCCGATCCTGACGCTGGAGGACTGCGCGGTCGGTTACGCCCCCGGCGCGCCGGTGCTGAAGGACCTGAACCTGCGCGTCGACATGGACGACCGCATCGCGCTCTTGGGCGCCAACGGCAACGGCAAGTCGACCTTCATGCGGCTGATCTCCAGCCGTCTCAAGCCGCTGGACGGCAAGATCGCCCGCTCCTCCAAGCTCAAGGTCGGCTACTTCGCGCAGGAACAGGCAGAAGAACTCGACCTGAAGGCAAGCCCGCTGGACCACATCCAGCGTCTCATGCCCATGGCGACGGAGACCAAGATGCGCGCCCAGCTCGGACGCTTCGGTTTCTCCGGCGACAAGGCCGACACCAAGGTCGAGAAGCTCTCCGGCGGAGAGCGAGCGCGGCTGCTGTTCGCCCTGATGAGCCGCGAGGCGCCCCAGATCCTGCTGCTCGACGAGCCGACCAACCACCTGGACGTCGACAGCCGGGAAGCGCTGATCCAGGCGCTCAACGCCTACGAGGGCGCGCTGATCCTGGTGACCCACGACCCGCACCTGATCGAGCTGGTCGCCGACCGGCTCTGGATCGTGCGGGACGGCGGGGTGCATTCCTTCGAGGGCGACCTGGAGGACTATCAGAAACTGCTGGCCGAACAGCGCCGGGAGGAGCGCGAGCAGCGGCGCGGAAAATCGCAGAGCTCAGGCACGACGCCGGCGCCGCGCAAGCCGGAGCCGCGCAAGAAGGACCGCAAAGCCGCCGCCCAGGCACGAGAGGCGGCCTCCGGCCTGCGCAAGAAAGTGGCGGAAGCCGAAGCCCGGCTTGAGAAGCTCACCAAGGCCAAGGAGATCCTGGAGGGCCGGCTCGCCGACCCGCAGACCTACGACGCCGAGGCGGACAAGCTGGGCGACCTTCAGCGCCAGCACGCCGAGATCGCGCGCGCCATCGCCAAGACCGAAGAATCCTGGCTGGCCGCGCAGAGCGACCTGGAAGCCGCCGAGAACTGATAAGAGAAAAACACACCCGGCCCTGCGCGGGACGCTGATCTGGGCTGCGCGCGCCAGGGTGTCCCGCGCTGCTCTTCATCCCTAGACTGCCGCGCCATGAGCAAGGAGAACGACAGCAAGGGGACGGTCGAAGCGTTGCTGCCTTCAGACGAGGCGGCGGGCGTGATGAAGGCCATCGGCATCATGCTGCTGGGCATTCTGCTGATCTCCATCATGGACGCCCTGCTCAAGTGGCTGGGCAGCCGGTACGACGTGGTGCAGATCATCTTCTTCCGCGCGGTCTTCGCCTTCATCCCCGTGGGCATCGCGCTTTATCTGCGCGGCGGCCTGGGGCAACTGCGGACCAACAAGCCCGTCGCCCACTTTCTGCGCGCCATGACCGGGCTCGGCGCGCTGATGCTCTTCGTCAAGGGCCTGACGCTCCTGCCTCTGGCGAGCGTCATCGCCATAGCCTTCGCGGCCCCCATCTTCGTCACCGCCTTTTCCGTCCCGCTCTTGAAGGAGCATGTCGGCGTGCGGCGCTGGACGGCCGTCCTGGTCGGCTTTCTAGGCGTGCTGATCATGGTGCGTCCCGGCGGGGATCTCTTTCAGTGGAACGCGGTCTACGTCCTCGGGGCCGTCCTGCTCTATTCGCTGATGATCATCCTGGTCAGGGTGCTGGGCCGGACCGAAAGCCCCTCCTCCATCGTGTTCTACCAGAGCCTCTATTCCTGCCTGGTGATGGGGCTTTTCCTGCCCTTCTTCTGGACCACGCCGCCCTGGGAGCACCTGCTGATCCTGATCGCGACGGGTCTGGTCGGCGGCACGGCCCAGCTCTGCCTGACGGCGGCCTACTCGCGCGCCAACGTCGCGGTCGTCGCGCCCTTCGAATACTCGGCCATGCTGTGGGCCGTGATCTTCGGCTACTTCTTCTTCGCCGAACTGCCAGGGGTCGAGGTCTGGATGGGCGCGCCGGTGGTGATCGCGTCGGGCATCTACATCGCGATGCGTGAAGCCAAGCTCGACCTGCGGCGCTCCTGGATGAAGCGCTTCCTGATCCGGCGCTAGAAAGCGGCCGTCACGGCTGCCAGAGCGCGGGCTTCGCCCAGGCCGGCGGCACCTGAAGGCGGCCCGCTGGCGCACGGGCGCCGTCCTCGAGCGCCAGGGACTGCCAAGCCTGTGCCCAGTCCGGCGGCAGAGGATAGGGTGTGGAGACGCCCTGCTCCGGAGCGAACCCAAAGCGCCGATAGTAGGCGGGATCGCCCAGCAGCAAGGCCCGGGAAAAGCCCTGCGCTGCCAGCCGGGCCAGAGCGAAGCGCAGCAGGGAACCGCCGATGCCCTGGCGCTGCCGCGCGGGAAGGACGGCCAACGGCCCCAGAAGCGACAGTCTCGCACCGCGGTCCTCTTCCAGGGCGCAGGCGGTCAGGAGCAGATGCCCGGAAATATCGCCGCCCTCCGCGGCCACCAACGAGGTGACCGTGGGTCCTTCGCGCAGCAATTCCCGGATCAGGGGCAGCAGGTCTTCATCGGGAAAGGCTTCGGCATAAAGCGTTTCGAGAGCGGGCCAATCGCCCCGGCCGCCGTCTCGGATCTCCGGGCCCTCGGGCGCTGCGGCGCTCACGCCTTTTGCTGCCAGCGGCCGCTGTCGTCCTGCTGCCAGTAGGTGACCTCGTGTCCTGCGTCCTTGTAGGTCTTCCAGCGGCTGCGAGCGGCCGAAACGGCGGCCTCGTCGTTGCCGTCGAAAAGTTCGGCGACCAGCTCGAACTCGGCGGTCTTGGCGCTCTCCGCCCCATCGGCGAGGAATAGGACCTCTCCGCCGTTGGGCCGCTCCTCCTCCAGCGTCAGCCAGACCGGCTGCTCCGCTGGGTGGCCTTCGGCGGGGCCGCCGTGCGGCAGGAAACTGCCCGCGTCGTAACTCCAGAGCCAATCGTTGAGAGCGTCCAGGCGTTCTTGCGATCCGAGCTGCACCACGGCCCGCTGTCCCCGCTCCAACACGCGCGAAAGCATGACCGGCAGGACCCGATCCAGGTTGGCGCGTTGCAGATGATAAAAGCGGACTTCAGTCATGATGCCGGGGACGTAATGCCGGGGATAGGACCGGGGCGGAGGCGCACAGCCTCCGCCCGTCACATCAGCCCCTACTTCTCGTGCTCTGCAGCGATCCAGCGGTCGAGCAGCCGCACACCGAAGGCGGTCGCCCCCTTGGGGACCGAGGGCTTGTCCTCGTTCGACCAGGTGACGCCGGCGATGTCCAAGTGCGCCCAGGGCGTGCCCTTCTGGATGAAGCGCTGCAGGAACTGCGCGGCGGTGATGGAGCCCGCCGAACGATTGCCGGTGTTCTTCATGTCGGCGACCTGGCAGTTGATCTGCTTGTCGTAGGCCTCGCCCAGCGGGAGACGCCAGAGCTTCTCGCCAACCGAGCTGCCGGCCGTTGTCAGCTGTTCGGAAAGCCCGTCGTCGTTTGAGAAGAGCCCTGCGTGCTCGTGACCCAGCGAGATGATGATCGCCCCGGTGAGGGTCGCGAGATCGACAATGGCCTTTGGCTTGTAGGTCTCCTGGCCATACCAGAGGGCATCGGCCAGAACCAGGCGCCCCTCGGCGTCCGTGTTGATGATCTCGATGGTCTGTCCGGACATGGAGGTCACCACGTCGCCCGGACGCTGGGCATTGCCGTCGGGCATGTTCTCGACCAGGCCGCAGATGCCCACGACGTTGGCCTTGGCCTTGCGGGCGGCCAGCGCGCGCATCAGGCCGATGACCACACCGGCGCCGCCCATGTCCCACTTCATGTCCTCCATGCCGCCGGCCGGTTTGATTGAGATGCCGCCGGTATCGAAGGTCACGCCCTTGCCGACCACCATGACCGGCTGATCGGCCTTGGCGGGCTTGGCCTTGCCCTTGGCCTTGGGCTTGCCGGCACCGTTCCAGCGCATGACGAGGAGCTGGGATTCGCGGGTCGAGCCCTGCCCAACGCCCAAAAGAGCCCCCATGCCGAGCTTCTTCATCTCCTTCTCGCCCAGCACGTCGATCTCGATGCCGAGCTTGGTCAGCTCCTTGGCCCGTTCGACGAAACTTTCGGGATAGATGACGTTGGGCGGCTCCGACACGATATCGCGCGTTGCGAAGACGCCGCTGGCGATGGCCTCCAGCTCGGCAAAGGCCTTCTTGGCGGCGGTGTGCGCCGCGCTCGCCACGGTGAAGCCTTTCAGGGTCGGCTTCTGCTCCGGCTTTTCCTTGGTGCGATACTTGTCGAAGCGGTAGCTGCGCAGATGCGCCCCCAAGGCCGCCAGGGCCGCGTCCCGGCCGGCGTCGCGCGCCTCGCCGATGGGGTCCAGCAACAGGGTGGCCTGTCCCTCTCCGCTTGCATTGAGACGGGCGACGGCCCTGCCGCCCAGCGCCTCGACATCCAGATCGCCGATGTCCTTCAGGGCGCCCAGTCCCATCACGAGGATACGGCTGACATCCACGTTGGCCGGGGCTGCGATCTCCAGGATCTGACCCTTGCCGCCTTTGAAGCGGCTGTTCGCCATGGCGCGCGTGATCGCGCCGCCGCAGGCCTCGTCGGCCTCGGCCGCGCCTGCGGAAAGCTTGCGATTGTCAAAGGCGGTAACCACCACCGCGCCCTTGCTGGGAAGTCCCGGCTTGACGAAGCTGATCTTCATTTACGTCCTCTTTTCCTGCTTATCCATTTCGGTTGCCCGCCGCCCGGTCGGGGCGCTGCGGCTTTGGAGCGAGTTTTGGACCCTGCGCTGCCACGCGGCGCCCGGCACTTGTAATTTTTCCCGGCTATTGGGATAGCTTTCCCGCAAACCGGGCGGGCAATCAATAGCACACCTCACGACATGGGTGCGACGGCCCGCGCTGTGAAGGCTTTAAAGCACTGTCGTGAGGCAATGGGAATCCCTATAGTCGGGCGCATGCAGATACTGGAACGCTACATCTTGAAGCAGTTGCTGGCGGTGGCCGTCGTGGTGACCCTCGGCCTTACCTTCACGGTGTGGCTGAGCCAGTCGCTGCGCTTGATGAAGCTGATCGTGAATCAAGGTTTGGAGATCAGTTCCTTTCTCTACCTGATCAGTCTTCTGGCCCCTTCGTTCATCCTGCTGGTCATGCCGATCGCCGCCTTCTGCGCGGTGCTGGTCATCTACAATAAACTGATCGTCGACAGCGAGATGGTGGTGATGCGCTCGGTCGGCATCAGCGCCTGGCAACTGGCGCGCCCCGCGCTCTGGCTCGGGGCTATCGTGACGCTGTTCGGGTTCTTCGTTTCCTTGTATCTGCTTCCGAGTTCCTATCGCAATTTCAAAGACATACAGTATGAGCTCCGCAGCGAATTGGGCTCTCTCCTGATCGAGGAAGGCGTGTTCAACGAGGTGACGTCGGGGCTCACCGTCTACGTGCGGGAGCGCGCGGAAGACGGCACGCTTAAGGGCATACTCGTACATGACAGCCGCAACGCCCAGGCGCCCGTCACCATGATGGCCGAACGCGGCGCCATCGCCGAGGGCGAGGATGGCCCGAAGGTGGTCATGGCGCAGGGCAACCGTCAGGAACTGGACCGCGCGACGGGAAAGCTGTCGATGCTTTATTTCGACCGTTACACGCTGGTGGTCGATCAACTTCGCGGGCAGGGACCGGCGCGCTGGCGCGAACCGCGGGAGCGGTACATCCATGAACTGCTAGGCCAGAGCAGCCACCCAAAAGACCGGGAGAACGCGGTCAGGCTGATCGCAGAGGCGAACCGCCGCATCTCTCTGCCGCTGCTCGCATTCTCCCTGGTGCTGGTGGGGCTGGCGTTCTTGTTGTCCGGTGAGTTCAACCGGCGGGGTCAGACCAAGCGGCTCATGCTGGCGACCCTGACGGTTGCCGCAATCGAAGCCGCCTCTTTCGGCGTGGGCTCCGCGGTCGATGACGACCTAGCCTTTGTCCCGGGCCTTTATCTGGTATCCCTGCTGCCCGGGCTCGCGGCGGCCTGGGTCCTGACCACGGGAGCCAGACCGAAACGGACCGCGCTTCAGCGGGAGGGCTCCGAGCCGGACGGCTATGCCGGCAGCGGGGAGGCGCGGACATGACGGCTGCCTTCAAGGACCGCGACGCCTTCGCGCCGGGCAGCGCGCGGCGCAAGCTCTCGCTTACGCTCACCCGTTACATCGCTCGGACCTTCATGACCTGGTTCGGGATCTTGGCGTTCTGCGTTTCCGGGATCATTCTCCTGGCCTCCGGATTGGACACCCTGAACAACCTGGCGGGCCGCGTTGAGGTCTCGCTTGTCACCTCCATCAGATTCGCTTTCCTGAAGCTGCCGTTCATCTTTCAGGAGACCCTGCCTTTCCTGGTGCTCTTTTCGAGCCTGGCGACCTTCTGGCGGCTCGTGCGCTCCCATGAACTGGTTTCAATGCGGGCGGTCGGCGTTTCCGTCTGGCAGTTCCTGACGCCGGTGCTGATCTGCGCCCTTCTCGTGGGGGCGGTGGGAACGGCCGCGCTCAACCCCATCGCGTCGGAAACCTACGGCATCTTCGAGGACCAGAGGCGCAAGGTGATGGACAGCGAAGACAGCGCCATGCAGGTCTCGGGCTCGGGACTGTGGATCCGTCAGCCCGACCTGACATCGCAGTCGCCCTCGGCGGTCTACATCCTGCAGGCCCGCGAGGTGGACCCAAGGCGCTCCTTCACGCGGGACTTCATCGCCTTTAGGTATGACGACCAGGGCACCTTCGTGGAGCGGTTCGACGCAGAGACGGCGGACCTCGTAGGCGGCGCCTGGAAGCTGTCCAATGTTTGGGTCAGCGGCCCAGGACGGCCTTCCCGATTTGAGGAAAGCGTCTCGATTCCCAGCGATCTGGATTTCAGCAAGATCGAGGAGAGCTTCGCGAAGTCCGAGACGGTCTCCTTCTGGGAACTGCCGGGGTTCATCAGCGTACTGGAGCGCGCCGGTTTCTCGGCAACGGAACACAGGCTGCAATACCACCGCCTGTTGTCGTTGCCCTTGTTGCTCGCCGCCATGGCGCTGCTCGCCGCCACCACCTCGCTCCGCCCTCACCGGCGAGGCCGCGTGGGACTTTTGCTGCTCACGGGCATCGTCACGGGCTTTCTTGTCTTTATCTTCAGCAACGTGATCTTTGCTCTTGGTCTTTCCGGCAAAATCCCTATCGTGCTAGCAGCTTGGACGCCAGCGGGGGTGACGCTGATGTTCGGGGCGGCACTGTTGCTGCATCTAGAAGACGGGTAAGGCAGTACCTTGACGGGGGGCATTCTAAATAGCGCAAGCAGACGGCTGCTCCTTAGCGGCCTCGTCTTTACGCCTCTCGTACTTCTTCTCTCCGCCGTCACGCTGGAAAGGGTTTCCGTCATTGGCACGGCCGCCGCCCAGGAACAGTTTGATCCGGACGAACCCTCCTTGCTTACGGCCGACGAAGTCACCTACGACGAATCTCTCGGTGTCGTTGTGGCGCGGGGCAACGTGGAGGTCAGTCAAGGACAGCGCGTCCTGAAGGCCGACACGGTCAGCTACAACACCCGCACCCGGGTCGTCACCGCCTCGGGAAACGTGAGCCTGACAGAACCCACGGGCGACGTGCTGTTCGCTGAGTACGTCGAGCTGACCGACGATCTGGCCGAGGGCTTTATCTCCGGTGTCGGCGCGCTGCTTTCGGACGACTCCCGGCTGGTGGCGGCGCGCGGCTACCGCCGGGGCGACCGCGAGATCACGCTGGAGCGCGGCGTCTTCTCACCCTGCGATCTCTGCCGTGACGACCCCACCCGGGCGCCGCTCTGGCAGATCAAGGCGGCCGAGGTCACCCACGATCAGGTCGAGAAGACCATCGAGTACCGCGATGCCAGGATGGAGATCTTCGGCATACCGGTCGCCTACACGCCCTACTTCGAGCACCCCGATCCGACGGTCGAGCGCAAGGAAGGCTTTCTGGCACCCAGCTTCATCAGTTCCAGTGAGCTCGGCTACGGTGTGCGCACCCCCTACTACTGGCCGATCGGAACCGACAAGAACCTGACCCTGACCCCGCTCATGACCGCGGACAAGGTCTTCATGCTGGCGGGCAATTACGAGCAGATTTTCACGAGCGGCTACATAGAGGTCGAGACCAGCGCGACCTATGGCGAGCGCGACACCGGCACCACCACGCTGGACGATCAGTTCCGGGGCCACTTTTTCTCCAACGGCGAGTTCGCCCTGGATGAGAACTGGCGCACGGACTATCAAGTCCAGCTCGTCACCGACGACACCTACCTGCGCATCTACGACTTCGACAATCCCAACCCCCTGACCACGCGGGGCACGGTCGAGTACTTCGAGGGCCGCGACTACGGCTTCTTCAACTCCTTCTATTTCGAGGGCACGCGAAGCAGGGACGTGGACGATCAGGCGCCCTTGGTCCTGCCGGAGATCGGCTACTCCTTCGTCGGCGAGCCCCTGGACACTGACGGCATCCTTCAGGATTCGGTTTTCAGTTTCGACATGGCCTTTCTCGGGATTTCGCGCTTCGACGGCCAGGACGTGCGCCGCGCCAGCTTCGTGGGAGATTGGGAACGGCCCTATTTCCACCCGAACGGCAGCGTGTTCACCCTGCGGGCCGAGGTCCTGGGCACGCTCTACAACTACGCGGACTCCGACCCGAACAGCCAGGCCGTCGTCCCAGGGCCCGGCGTCCAGACCGAAGACGGGGTCACGGGCCGCTTCTTCCCGGCGGCGGCCATGGAGTGGCGCTATCCACTGGTCAGCGACCAGGGCTGGCTCGACCAGACCATCGAGCCCATCGTCCAGTTCGTCGCGGCCCCCAGTTCAAACTTCCTGGCCGGTGAGGACATTCCGAACGAAGACAGCCGGGACGTCGAGTTCGATGACAGCAACCTCTTTTCGCTCAACCGTTTCCCAGGCGTCGACCGGGTCAGCGGCGGCACGCGGGTGGACTACGGGGTGCGCTGGACCGGACAGTCCGAAGAATACGGCTACGGCGAGTTCCTGATCGGACAGTCCTACCGCTTCACCGACGACAGCGCCTTTACCCAGCCGACGGGGCTTGCCGAAGATCTGTCGGACATCGTCGGCCGCTTCACGGTCATTCCCGACCCCTCCTTCAGCGCCACCTACCGCTTCCGGCTGGACAAGGACGATTTCGAGGGGCGCCGCCACGATTTGGAAGTCACGGTCGGGCCGCCGGCTTACCGGGTCAGCATGGGCTACTTCCTCTCCGCGGAGGAAATCGCGCCGGGCAATTCCATCGTGCAGGAAGAGGAGATCCAGCTCGGCTTTGATTCGCGCCTCAACAAGTTCTGGTACTTCTCGGCGGACTGGGTCCACGATTTGAACACCAACGACACGCGCTCCATCAGCGTGGGCCTGCTCTATTCCGACGAATGCTGTGATTTGCGCATCCGCGCGGTGAAGGAATTCTTCGCCGATCGGGAGGTGGAGCCCAGCGAAGCCATCTACGTCGAGGTCTTCTTCAAGCACCTGGGCGGTGTCGAGGGTGGCAGCTAAGCGACTTGTTTGCGCCCGCCGCGCTGTGCTACTGCCAAAAAGCAACGGTCGTCCGCCAAGCGGGGGATGAAGGGACGCCCGGCGATAAAAAAGACCGAAAGGCTTCAAGACACCCATGTTTAGAGCGTTGCCGCGTTACCGCCCGTTTCTCCTGCTGCTCGGCCTGCTGGCCTTGAGCCTGCTTCTGACGCTGCCCGGCGGCGGGCGCGAGGCCCGTGCGCAGAATACGCTGAGTGCCGCGGCCGTGGTGAACGACGACATCATCAGCGGCTTGGACCTGAGCTTGCGCACCCGGCTTTCCATTCTCTCGATCGGTGCGCAGGATACGCCGCAGATTCGCCAGCGGCTGACGCCCCAGGTTCTGCGGGTCATGATCGACGAGCGGCTCCAGCTTCAAGAGGCCGAGCGCTTGTCGATCGAGGTGAGCGAACCTGAGATCGATCAAGCCTTCGCCAGCATCGCCGAGAGAAACCGCATGACGCCCGGACAGTTCGAACAGGTGCTGCGCGACAACGGCGTCCTGCCCAGCACCATGCGCAACCAGATCCGCGCGGAGTTGTCTTGGCGCAAGGTGGTGGACCGCCGCATGCGCAATCAGGTCGCGATCAGCGATGAGCAGGTGGACGCGGAGGAAGAGCGTCTGCGGGCCTCGGAGGGGCAGGAGCAGTACCGTGTCGCCGAGCTCTTCCTCTCCGTGGACCAGCCGTCCGAGGAGGAGCAGGTGCGCGAGACCGCGGAACGCTTGCTCCAGGAAATTCAGCGCGGCGTGCAGTTCCAGTCCCTGGCGACCCAGTTCTCTGAATCCATGACCGCGCCGGTCGGCGGCGACATGGGCTTCATCACGCTCGACCAGCTCGACCCGGCGGTGGCCCAGGCGGCGGCGGACCTGCAGAAGGGCGGGATCGCCGGCCCGATACGGGGCATCGCGGGTTACTACATCATCGGCATCATCGACCGGCGCCAGCTCCAGCTCGGAGAGACGCTCTGGAACATGCGCGCGGTGACGCTCCCCTT is a genomic window containing:
- the lptF gene encoding LPS export ABC transporter permease LptF, with the protein product MQILERYILKQLLAVAVVVTLGLTFTVWLSQSLRLMKLIVNQGLEISSFLYLISLLAPSFILLVMPIAAFCAVLVIYNKLIVDSEMVVMRSVGISAWQLARPALWLGAIVTLFGFFVSLYLLPSSYRNFKDIQYELRSELGSLLIEEGVFNEVTSGLTVYVRERAEDGTLKGILVHDSRNAQAPVTMMAERGAIAEGEDGPKVVMAQGNRQELDRATGKLSMLYFDRYTLVVDQLRGQGPARWREPRERYIHELLGQSSHPKDRENAVRLIAEANRRISLPLLAFSLVLVGLAFLLSGEFNRRGQTKRLMLATLTVAAIEAASFGVGSAVDDDLAFVPGLYLVSLLPGLAAAWVLTTGARPKRTALQREGSEPDGYAGSGEART
- a CDS encoding ABC-F family ATP-binding cassette domain-containing protein; this translates as MMHINGLTLRVGARVLLQDATAAINKGERVGVVGRNGSGKSTLLKAISGEFPIDGGSISLPRGESIGLLRQHMPEGEETLLDVVLAADRERAGLLAEAETCKEPHRIAEIHTRLADIEAHSAPARAARILSGLGFDEAAQARPLSTFSGGWRMRVALAGLLFSRPSLLLLDEPSNHLDLEATLWLEGFLKSYPGTLLLVSHDRRLLNNVAQKILHFEGSRLVLYSGNYDRFQRTRRERIERQAALQTKQLAQRRHIQAFIDRFRAQANKARQAQSRIKMLERMEPIASVVEESTIGFDFPKPEPLSPPILTLEDCAVGYAPGAPVLKDLNLRVDMDDRIALLGANGNGKSTFMRLISSRLKPLDGKIARSSKLKVGYFAQEQAEELDLKASPLDHIQRLMPMATETKMRAQLGRFGFSGDKADTKVEKLSGGERARLLFALMSREAPQILLLDEPTNHLDVDSREALIQALNAYEGALILVTHDPHLIELVADRLWIVRDGGVHSFEGDLEDYQKLLAEQRREEREQRRGKSQSSGTTPAPRKPEPRKKDRKAAAQAREAASGLRKKVAEAEARLEKLTKAKEILEGRLADPQTYDAEADKLGDLQRQHAEIARAIAKTEESWLAAQSDLEAAEN
- the ndk gene encoding nucleoside-diphosphate kinase, with amino-acid sequence MAIERTLSIIKPDATRRNLTGKINARFEDAGLRIVAQKRIQLTLAQAEGFYAVHKERPFFGDLCQFMISGPVVVQVLEGENAVAKNREVMGATNPENADAGTIRKDFAESIEANSVHGSDSQENAAIEIAYFFAQTEIVG
- a CDS encoding DMT family transporter, with the protein product MSKENDSKGTVEALLPSDEAAGVMKAIGIMLLGILLISIMDALLKWLGSRYDVVQIIFFRAVFAFIPVGIALYLRGGLGQLRTNKPVAHFLRAMTGLGALMLFVKGLTLLPLASVIAIAFAAPIFVTAFSVPLLKEHVGVRRWTAVLVGFLGVLIMVRPGGDLFQWNAVYVLGAVLLYSLMIILVRVLGRTESPSSIVFYQSLYSCLVMGLFLPFFWTTPPWEHLLILIATGLVGGTAQLCLTAAYSRANVAVVAPFEYSAMLWAVIFGYFFFAELPGVEVWMGAPVVIASGIYIAMREAKLDLRRSWMKRFLIRR
- a CDS encoding N-acetyltransferase yields the protein MSAAAPEGPEIRDGGRGDWPALETLYAEAFPDEDLLPLIRELLREGPTVTSLVAAEGGDISGHLLLTACALEEDRGARLSLLGPLAVLPARQRQGIGGSLLRFALARLAAQGFSRALLLGDPAYYRRFGFAPEQGVSTPYPLPPDWAQAWQSLALEDGARAPAGRLQVPPAWAKPALWQP
- a CDS encoding leucyl aminopeptidase — encoded protein: MKISFVKPGLPSKGAVVVTAFDNRKLSAGAAEADEACGGAITRAMANSRFKGGKGQILEIAAPANVDVSRILVMGLGALKDIGDLDVEALGGRAVARLNASGEGQATLLLDPIGEARDAGRDAALAALGAHLRSYRFDKYRTKEKPEQKPTLKGFTVASAAHTAAKKAFAELEAIASGVFATRDIVSEPPNVIYPESFVERAKELTKLGIEIDVLGEKEMKKLGMGALLGVGQGSTRESQLLVMRWNGAGKPKAKGKAKPAKADQPVMVVGKGVTFDTGGISIKPAGGMEDMKWDMGGAGVVIGLMRALAARKAKANVVGICGLVENMPDGNAQRPGDVVTSMSGQTIEIINTDAEGRLVLADALWYGQETYKPKAIVDLATLTGAIIISLGHEHAGLFSNDDGLSEQLTTAGSSVGEKLWRLPLGEAYDKQINCQVADMKNTGNRSAGSITAAQFLQRFIQKGTPWAHLDIAGVTWSNEDKPSVPKGATAFGVRLLDRWIAAEHEK
- the lptG gene encoding LPS export ABC transporter permease LptG, whose protein sequence is MTAAFKDRDAFAPGSARRKLSLTLTRYIARTFMTWFGILAFCVSGIILLASGLDTLNNLAGRVEVSLVTSIRFAFLKLPFIFQETLPFLVLFSSLATFWRLVRSHELVSMRAVGVSVWQFLTPVLICALLVGAVGTAALNPIASETYGIFEDQRRKVMDSEDSAMQVSGSGLWIRQPDLTSQSPSAVYILQAREVDPRRSFTRDFIAFRYDDQGTFVERFDAETADLVGGAWKLSNVWVSGPGRPSRFEESVSIPSDLDFSKIEESFAKSETVSFWELPGFISVLERAGFSATEHRLQYHRLLSLPLLLAAMALLAATTSLRPHRRGRVGLLLLTGIVTGFLVFIFSNVIFALGLSGKIPIVLAAWTPAGVTLMFGAALLLHLEDG
- a CDS encoding DNA polymerase III subunit chi; translation: MTEVRFYHLQRANLDRVLPVMLSRVLERGQRAVVQLGSQERLDALNDWLWSYDAGSFLPHGGPAEGHPAEQPVWLTLEEERPNGGEVLFLADGAESAKTAEFELVAELFDGNDEAAVSAARSRWKTYKDAGHEVTYWQQDDSGRWQQKA